The Citrifermentans bemidjiense Bem genome window below encodes:
- the rd gene encoding rubredoxin, which translates to MKKYRCTVCGYIYDPETGDLDSGVQPGTAFEDIPEDWVCPLCGAEKSLFEEM; encoded by the coding sequence ATGAAGAAATATCGTTGCACTGTATGCGGTTACATCTACGACCCCGAGACTGGTGACTTGGACAGCGGCGTGCAGCCGGGTACTGCCTTTGAAGACATCCCCGAGGACTGGGTCTGCCCTCTGTGCGGGGCCGAGAAGAGCTTGTTCGAAGAGATGTGA
- a CDS encoding MFS transporter, which translates to MKRLLGKIDEGLLTSEQRPMLRFLIILTAASTIGLQGYTILFNNFAAEMVHLDGSQVGMTQSVREIPGLLTLLVVFVLMFMREHKLAALSVLLLGLGTGITALIPSYGWVIFTTVVMSFGFHYYESTNQSLTLQYFSTAVSPIVFGRLRALAAVSSVVAGIMVYCLSSVVQYRGMYLAIGAVVVIAGLWGLCQNPTHSGIVPQRKKMILRRRYSLFYILTLLSGARRQIFVVFSILLLVQVFHFTVREMTILFIVNNIVAYILNSLIGKAINRFGERFISSCEYAGVIVIFLVYAFSTSKYLVMFMYILDNILYNFEVSIRTYFQKVADPADISSSMSVGFTINHIAAVFLPALGGYFWMLDYRIPFIGGTVLGVISLIAAQWMRVPEKAPKAETSAS; encoded by the coding sequence ATGAAGCGTCTACTGGGGAAGATCGACGAGGGGCTGCTCACTTCCGAGCAGCGTCCGATGCTGCGCTTCCTGATCATCCTCACCGCGGCTTCGACGATCGGGCTGCAGGGTTACACCATTCTTTTCAACAACTTTGCAGCCGAGATGGTGCACCTGGACGGTAGCCAGGTCGGCATGACGCAGTCGGTGCGGGAAATTCCGGGGCTACTGACGCTGCTGGTGGTCTTCGTGCTAATGTTCATGCGCGAGCACAAACTGGCCGCGCTCTCGGTGCTGCTCTTGGGGCTCGGTACCGGTATCACCGCGCTCATTCCGTCCTACGGCTGGGTGATCTTCACCACGGTAGTGATGAGCTTCGGTTTTCACTACTACGAGTCGACGAACCAGTCGCTCACGCTGCAGTACTTTTCCACCGCCGTGTCCCCCATTGTCTTTGGACGCCTCCGAGCGCTGGCAGCGGTTTCCAGCGTGGTAGCGGGTATCATGGTCTACTGCCTGAGTTCAGTGGTGCAGTACCGGGGAATGTATCTGGCTATCGGCGCGGTGGTGGTCATCGCAGGCCTTTGGGGACTTTGCCAGAACCCCACCCACTCAGGGATCGTGCCCCAGCGCAAGAAGATGATACTGCGGCGCAGGTATTCGCTCTTTTACATCCTGACCCTTCTCTCCGGGGCCAGGCGGCAGATCTTCGTAGTCTTCTCGATACTGCTATTGGTGCAGGTGTTCCATTTCACGGTGCGGGAGATGACCATCCTTTTCATCGTGAACAACATCGTCGCCTATATCCTCAACTCTTTGATAGGAAAGGCGATCAACCGTTTCGGCGAACGATTCATCTCCTCCTGCGAATACGCCGGTGTCATCGTCATCTTCCTGGTCTATGCCTTCAGCACCTCGAAATATCTGGTCATGTTCATGTACATACTGGACAACATCCTCTACAATTTCGAGGTTTCGATCCGGACCTACTTTCAGAAGGTGGCAGACCCTGCCGACATATCCTCATCCATGTCTGTAGGTTTCACCATCAATCACATAGCCGCCGTTTTCCTCCCCGCCCTGGGCGGTTACTTCTGGATGTTGGACTACCGCATCCCATTCATCGGAGGCACCGTACTGGGTGTGATTTCCCTGATCGCGGCACAGTGGATGCGGGTACCTGAGAAGGCACCGAAGGCGGAGACGTCAGCTAGTTAA
- a CDS encoding VOC family protein: MFKRIDHVEIIPRDFEQSISFYTETLGFTMKQRMTVSAPPLEEIAYLALGDTVLELMRVKDPTLSAPEPWSTGYRMMALEVGDMDLALLYLAGKGIEPTWGPVTLGPSKKAEIHDPDGLPIELRQW; this comes from the coding sequence ATGTTTAAGCGAATAGACCACGTAGAGATCATTCCACGCGACTTTGAGCAGTCCATCTCATTTTACACAGAAACTTTGGGTTTCACCATGAAGCAGCGCATGACTGTGTCTGCTCCGCCCCTGGAAGAGATAGCTTATCTCGCGCTGGGTGACACAGTGCTGGAATTGATGAGAGTGAAGGACCCCACCCTTTCGGCCCCGGAGCCTTGGAGCACTGGGTACCGGATGATGGCGCTGGAGGTTGGAGACATGGACCTGGCGCTGTTATACCTGGCTGGAAAAGGGATCGAGCCGACCTGGGGGCCGGTTACGCTGGGGCCATCGAAGAAAGCGGAAATCCACGATCCGGACGGGCTGCCGATCGAACTGAGGCAGTGGTAA
- a CDS encoding pyridoxamine 5'-phosphate oxidase family protein: MIPDKMKEVMKHEGVVAIATQGEDGPHLVNTWNSYLAIDADGRLLIPAGYMHVTEKNVVRNPKVLLTLGSREVQGAHGPGTGFLVEGNARFITSGPVFETTKSTFPWARGVLEITVSNVTQTL, from the coding sequence ATGATCCCTGACAAGATGAAAGAAGTGATGAAGCATGAAGGTGTGGTCGCCATTGCGACGCAAGGCGAAGACGGGCCGCATCTGGTAAATACCTGGAACAGCTACCTGGCGATAGACGCCGACGGGAGACTGCTGATTCCCGCGGGATACATGCATGTGACCGAAAAGAACGTGGTCCGCAACCCGAAGGTGCTGCTGACCCTGGGGAGCCGCGAGGTGCAGGGGGCGCACGGCCCCGGAACCGGGTTCCTGGTCGAAGGGAACGCACGGTTCATAACTTCCGGCCCGGTTTTCGAGACCACCAAGAGCACCTTCCCCTGGGCCAGAGGTGTGCTGGAGATTACCGTATCCAATGTGACACAGACGCTGTAG
- the nrfD gene encoding NrfD/PsrC family molybdoenzyme membrane anchor subunit: protein MSQALTSGLKIGREMDPDLAMLTGEGAQQRVKQAEPDAGSIVPLWRQVSSRPAESPPDYYRLPLLKEPVWIWSVPAYFYLGGVAGGCAVLAAALPGKRRFDALASWCRLLACAGVTVGPALLTWDLGKMTRFLNMLRVFRPSSPMSVGSWSLAGTGMLATLSLLLGKKAPSSVRYGTAFGGVMVAGYTGVLLGNTANPLWLEKRRLLPPLFIASAIASTAGALELRPLNQHEEKVVQRFGMVGKVGEAAAMVAMERRTPTNKEAVYGVEKGRGGLLWNAAKVALVAGVVLDLIPAKSTARRKASGVLTTLGAICLRYALLETGKDAAREPQAVIGPQRRRMQGGG from the coding sequence ATGAGCCAAGCTCTGACCAGTGGCTTGAAGATCGGAAGGGAGATGGACCCGGATTTGGCGATGCTCACGGGGGAGGGGGCGCAGCAGCGGGTAAAGCAGGCGGAACCGGACGCGGGGTCCATTGTCCCATTGTGGCGGCAGGTTTCCTCGCGACCGGCCGAGAGCCCTCCCGACTACTACCGTCTCCCGCTTCTGAAGGAGCCGGTCTGGATCTGGTCGGTTCCGGCGTACTTCTATCTGGGAGGCGTCGCCGGAGGCTGCGCGGTCCTGGCAGCGGCGCTCCCGGGGAAGCGCAGGTTCGACGCTTTGGCCTCCTGGTGTCGCCTGCTCGCCTGCGCCGGTGTGACCGTCGGCCCGGCGCTTTTGACCTGGGACCTGGGAAAGATGACCCGCTTTCTGAACATGCTGCGCGTCTTTCGTCCCTCCTCCCCCATGAGCGTCGGTTCCTGGTCCCTGGCGGGAACCGGGATGTTGGCGACTCTGTCGCTGCTCTTAGGCAAGAAGGCGCCGAGCTCGGTGCGTTACGGAACCGCCTTTGGCGGTGTCATGGTCGCAGGCTACACCGGGGTGCTCTTGGGCAACACGGCGAACCCTCTTTGGCTGGAAAAGCGCCGCCTGCTCCCCCCGCTTTTCATCGCCTCCGCAATAGCTAGCACCGCCGGCGCCTTGGAGTTGCGCCCCTTGAACCAGCACGAGGAAAAGGTGGTGCAGCGTTTCGGCATGGTAGGCAAGGTTGGGGAAGCAGCCGCCATGGTGGCCATGGAACGGCGTACTCCGACGAACAAGGAGGCGGTCTACGGCGTCGAAAAGGGGAGGGGAGGGCTACTTTGGAACGCGGCGAAAGTGGCGCTGGTGGCAGGTGTGGTGCTGGACCTCATCCCTGCCAAGTCCACTGCCCGAAGGAAAGCTAGCGGCGTCCTCACCACGCTCGGTGCTATCTGTCTCAGGTATGCGCTGCTGGAAACCGGGAAGGATGCGGCGCGGGAGCCTCAGGCGGTAATCGGGCCGCAAAGAAGAAGAATGCAGGGGGGAGGGTGA
- a CDS encoding 4Fe-4S dicluster domain-containing protein, with product MTATGFFTDTSVCIGCKACEVACKQWNQLPADGNFFSGRSYDNTIHLEATTWRHVAFVERSLQLSGQITARPFSWLLMSDVCKHCERAGCLEACPTGAIVRTEFESVYVQPDVCNGCGYCVVCCPFGVINRREDDGRAWKCTLCYDRQKAGGEPACAKACPTDSITFGKLDELREIARKRLELLHSRGVHEAYLYGMTDDDQPGTEGLHAFFLLLDRPEAYNLPPKPTVPTKGVGASWGTMGVAAAGMVAAAVAAVRFVEGGKK from the coding sequence ATGACAGCTACCGGTTTCTTCACCGATACGAGTGTCTGCATCGGCTGCAAGGCCTGCGAGGTCGCCTGCAAGCAGTGGAACCAGCTCCCAGCGGACGGCAACTTCTTCAGCGGGCGATCCTACGACAACACCATCCACCTTGAAGCCACCACCTGGCGGCATGTGGCCTTCGTGGAGCGCTCCCTGCAGTTAAGCGGCCAGATAACGGCGCGCCCCTTCTCCTGGCTGCTCATGTCCGACGTCTGCAAGCACTGCGAACGCGCCGGATGCCTGGAGGCCTGCCCGACTGGCGCCATCGTCCGCACCGAGTTCGAGAGCGTGTACGTGCAACCCGACGTCTGCAACGGCTGCGGCTACTGCGTGGTCTGCTGCCCCTTCGGGGTGATCAACCGCCGCGAGGACGACGGCCGCGCCTGGAAATGCACCTTGTGCTACGACCGCCAGAAAGCCGGAGGGGAGCCCGCCTGCGCCAAGGCCTGTCCCACCGATTCCATCACCTTCGGAAAACTCGACGAACTGCGAGAGATAGCCCGCAAACGCCTGGAGCTGCTGCATAGCCGCGGGGTCCACGAGGCGTACCTTTACGGGATGACGGACGACGACCAGCCCGGCACCGAGGGGCTGCACGCCTTTTTCCTGCTGCTGGATCGTCCCGAGGCGTACAACCTCCCTCCCAAACCGACCGTGCCGACCAAGGGAGTAGGGGCTTCGTGGGGGACGATGGGTGTGGCGGCGGCAGGCATGGTCGCTGCCGCGGTGGCTGCGGTTCGATTCGTGGAAGGAGGGAAAAAATGA
- the fdh gene encoding formate dehydrogenase, which yields MSKKWSLLKWPALRQIAELDPLGLGESAMSERTRALKPRTADADRVVDSVCPYCGVGCGQKVYVKDGKIMDIEGDYDSPISLGALCPKGSASSQLVAGTHRVKKVLYRRPYGTQWEELPLQKAMEMVADRVKKTRDETWEEQNKDGHPLRRTLGIAHLGGATLDNEENYLIKKLFCSLGMVQVENQARIUHSSTVPGLGISFGRGGATTFQQDLQHADCILIQGSNMAECHPVGFRWVMEAKRRGATIIHIDPRFTRTSAVADIHIPIRAGSDIAFLGALVNYIISNDLWFKDYVVNYTNAAALISKDYQDTEDLDGLFSGWDSEKGQYDPASWQYEGVEVSPAAGHREMFSGEPRAERGAIIAAEKHDYTLTDPKCVFQIIKRHFSRYTAEVVEEACGIPRVLFEKVAQALCDNSGRERTSAFCYAVGWTQHTVGVQYIRTAAIIQLLLGNIGRPGGGIMALRGHASIQGSTDIPTLYNMLPGYLPMPKATYDTDLKKYIEFNESASGWWSEFPKYMVSLLKAWYGPAATAENQWCYDYLPHITGDHSHMVTVAAMADGMVQGYFVMGENPAVGSMNTALQRKGLRNLKWLVVNDFAPTETAEFWREAPEIASGEIKTTDIATEVFFFPCAAHTEKEGTFTNTQRLLQWRHKAVEPPGDCRSDLHFIWHLGRRLKELYRDSPDSKDRAIRDLTWDYGSKGAIEEPEAERVLAEINGYDSSEQKYISGYKELKSDGTTICGCWIYCGCYKDGVNQPARRKPASEQNWVAQEWGWAWPDNRRLLYNRASADLEGKPWSERKKYVWWDEEQKKWTGYDTPDFIVNRPPDYRPGPDAKGIDTLSGIDPFIMQAEGKGWLYDPSGLLDGPLPTHYEPEESVLKNPLYSQQCNPARMEWVRRDNPYHKAWGDSRYPFIATTYRLTEHHTAGGMSRWLPWLCELQPEMFIEVSPELAELRGLKNGGWATISTMRGEIEARVLVTERMQPYVQNGTTLHTVGIPYHWSYVGRSRGDAANELTAFIADPNVSIEESKAFSVQVIAGRKRSDRRAAAGGPLNEPDSDGPKRDQPPVQDKPEGRHGLKAGKTELTEEA from the coding sequence ATGTCAAAGAAATGGTCGCTGCTTAAATGGCCGGCTCTCCGGCAGATAGCCGAACTGGATCCTTTGGGCCTGGGAGAGTCGGCCATGTCGGAAAGAACCCGCGCGCTCAAGCCGCGCACGGCTGACGCCGACAGGGTAGTCGATTCGGTCTGCCCGTACTGCGGCGTCGGCTGCGGCCAGAAGGTCTACGTCAAAGACGGCAAGATCATGGACATCGAGGGTGACTACGATTCCCCCATCTCGTTAGGCGCTCTCTGCCCCAAGGGGTCGGCCAGCTCTCAACTGGTAGCCGGCACCCACAGAGTCAAGAAAGTCCTGTATCGCCGCCCGTATGGCACCCAATGGGAGGAGCTGCCGCTGCAAAAGGCGATGGAGATGGTCGCCGACCGTGTGAAAAAGACGCGGGACGAAACGTGGGAGGAGCAGAATAAGGACGGGCACCCGTTAAGGCGCACGCTGGGTATCGCGCACCTTGGCGGCGCCACCCTCGACAACGAGGAGAACTACCTGATCAAGAAGCTGTTCTGCTCGCTGGGGATGGTCCAGGTCGAGAACCAGGCCCGAATATGACATTCCTCCACGGTCCCCGGTCTGGGGATCTCTTTCGGCAGGGGAGGCGCCACCACCTTCCAGCAGGATCTGCAACATGCAGACTGCATCCTGATCCAAGGTTCCAACATGGCTGAATGCCACCCCGTCGGCTTCCGCTGGGTCATGGAAGCCAAACGCAGAGGGGCCACCATCATCCACATCGACCCGCGCTTCACCCGCACCAGCGCCGTCGCCGACATCCACATCCCGATCCGCGCCGGGAGCGACATCGCCTTCCTGGGCGCACTCGTCAACTACATCATCAGCAACGATCTCTGGTTCAAGGATTACGTCGTCAATTACACCAACGCGGCCGCGCTCATCTCCAAGGACTACCAGGACACCGAGGACCTGGACGGCCTGTTTAGCGGCTGGGACTCGGAAAAAGGGCAGTACGACCCGGCCTCATGGCAGTACGAGGGGGTCGAGGTGTCGCCGGCAGCCGGGCACAGGGAGATGTTCAGCGGGGAGCCGCGTGCGGAGCGCGGCGCCATCATAGCCGCGGAAAAGCACGACTACACCCTGACCGACCCCAAATGCGTCTTCCAGATCATAAAAAGGCACTTCTCGCGTTATACCGCCGAGGTGGTCGAGGAGGCGTGCGGCATTCCCAGGGTGCTTTTCGAGAAAGTCGCCCAAGCCCTTTGCGACAACTCCGGGCGGGAAAGGACCAGCGCCTTTTGCTACGCCGTCGGCTGGACCCAGCATACGGTCGGTGTCCAGTACATCCGCACCGCGGCCATCATCCAACTCCTCTTGGGAAACATCGGCCGTCCCGGCGGCGGCATCATGGCGCTCAGGGGACACGCCTCCATTCAAGGCTCCACGGACATCCCCACCCTTTACAACATGCTTCCCGGCTACCTCCCCATGCCGAAAGCGACCTACGACACCGACCTTAAGAAATACATCGAATTCAACGAATCGGCCTCGGGGTGGTGGAGCGAATTCCCAAAGTACATGGTCTCCTTGCTCAAGGCCTGGTACGGACCCGCGGCCACGGCTGAAAACCAGTGGTGCTACGACTATCTGCCGCACATAACCGGCGACCATTCCCACATGGTCACCGTCGCCGCCATGGCCGACGGCATGGTGCAGGGGTATTTCGTGATGGGAGAGAACCCGGCGGTCGGTTCCATGAACACGGCGCTGCAGCGCAAGGGTCTGCGGAATTTGAAATGGCTGGTGGTGAACGATTTCGCCCCGACCGAGACGGCCGAGTTCTGGCGTGAGGCACCGGAAATTGCCTCTGGAGAGATCAAGACAACCGACATCGCCACCGAGGTCTTCTTCTTCCCCTGCGCGGCCCATACCGAGAAGGAAGGGACCTTCACCAACACGCAACGGCTGCTGCAGTGGCGGCACAAGGCGGTGGAGCCGCCGGGGGATTGCCGCTCCGATCTGCACTTCATCTGGCACCTGGGGCGGCGGCTCAAGGAGCTCTACCGCGACTCTCCCGACTCCAAGGACCGCGCCATTCGCGACCTCACCTGGGATTACGGGAGCAAGGGGGCGATAGAAGAGCCGGAGGCCGAAAGGGTGCTGGCGGAGATCAACGGCTACGATTCCAGCGAACAGAAATACATCTCCGGCTACAAGGAGCTGAAAAGCGACGGCACCACTATCTGCGGCTGCTGGATCTACTGCGGCTGTTACAAAGACGGCGTGAATCAGCCGGCCCGGCGCAAGCCGGCGAGCGAACAGAACTGGGTCGCGCAGGAGTGGGGATGGGCCTGGCCCGACAACCGGCGCCTCCTCTACAACAGGGCTTCCGCCGACCTGGAAGGGAAACCGTGGTCGGAGCGCAAGAAGTACGTCTGGTGGGACGAGGAGCAAAAGAAGTGGACCGGCTACGACACCCCTGACTTCATCGTCAACCGCCCGCCCGACTACCGCCCAGGTCCCGACGCCAAGGGGATAGACACCCTCTCCGGGATAGATCCCTTCATCATGCAGGCGGAAGGGAAGGGATGGCTCTACGACCCGAGCGGCCTTCTGGACGGCCCGCTCCCGACCCATTACGAGCCCGAAGAATCCGTGCTCAAAAACCCGCTTTACAGCCAGCAATGCAACCCCGCGCGCATGGAATGGGTGCGGCGCGACAACCCCTATCACAAGGCATGGGGAGACTCGCGCTATCCCTTCATCGCCACGACCTACCGGCTCACCGAGCACCACACCGCAGGAGGGATGAGCCGCTGGCTCCCCTGGCTTTGCGAGCTGCAGCCCGAGATGTTCATCGAAGTCTCTCCGGAACTGGCCGAACTGAGGGGGCTCAAAAACGGTGGCTGGGCCACGATCAGCACCATGCGGGGGGAAATCGAGGCACGGGTGCTGGTGACCGAACGGATGCAACCCTACGTGCAGAACGGCACCACGCTGCATACGGTGGGAATCCCCTATCACTGGAGCTACGTCGGGCGCTCCAGGGGAGACGCCGCCAACGAACTCACCGCCTTCATCGCCGACCCCAACGTCAGCATAGAGGAGTCGAAGGCTTTCTCGGTACAGGTCATCGCCGGCCGCAAACGAAGCGATAGACGTGCCGCGGCCGGTGGCCCCCTTAACGAGCCGGACTCGGACGGCCCCAAACGCGACCAACCCCCGGTTCAGGATAAACCCGAAGGAAGGCACGGCCTTAAGGCAGGAAAAACCGAATTGACGGAGGAGGCCTGA
- a CDS encoding c-type cytochrome, producing MKKLVIVSVSVLSLAVMAAPGICAAKKAEKTDAKAKFDQHCVACHPKGGNIIRPDKTLSKKSLAGHGIKSEKDIVAKMRNPGAGMTKFDAKAVPDAEATAIAKYILTTFK from the coding sequence ATGAAGAAGTTGGTTATTGTCTCGGTATCGGTACTGTCCCTGGCTGTGATGGCCGCTCCTGGAATCTGTGCGGCGAAGAAAGCCGAGAAGACCGATGCCAAGGCGAAATTCGACCAGCACTGCGTCGCCTGTCACCCCAAAGGGGGCAACATCATCAGGCCTGACAAGACGCTCAGCAAGAAATCGCTGGCGGGCCACGGCATCAAGAGCGAAAAAGACATCGTCGCCAAGATGCGCAACCCCGGCGCGGGCATGACCAAGTTCGACGCGAAAGCAGTGCCCGATGCAGAGGCCACCGCCATCGCGAAGTACATCTTGACCACGTTCAAGTAG